From a single Lolium rigidum isolate FL_2022 chromosome 7, APGP_CSIRO_Lrig_0.1, whole genome shotgun sequence genomic region:
- the LOC124672671 gene encoding uncharacterized protein LOC124672671 → MNPKGSGGVEGGKAGRRGSGRRRRPPTASRAADLRPGAAPPTRAPEPRPALLLCGAAPLVVPCSSAARPAARPAQGRLSPVCRMNSAPDCPYELELTNTFSLDIVVQGFVLKEPTGRKSYVKGKTIRWNVNSDNFTMDVLIDGLSSELRVGRDQSITVWYFNMIMAQDVKLTQSDDFHLMFDMYRAERRLALVVVVVHNSCSETLDSMLDNDDYVPEATIPDNDVLLLGLQGCPLTPSKNGASYSTSPLKQSAQVVPSTSTIETDPFDIVEEYVGVDDEYMYDVHVDVSATCGK, encoded by the exons ATGAACCCTAAAGGAAGTGGAGGAGTGGAGGGCGGCAAGGCTGGCCGGCGTGGCAGTGGAAGGCGCCGCCGACCTCCGACTGCGAGCCGCGCCGCCGACCTGCGCCCGGGAGCCGCGCCGCCGACCCGCGCCCCAGAGCCGCGGCCAGCGCTGCTGTTGTGTGGGGCGGCGCCGCTCGTCGTCCCCTGCTCGTCCGCCGCTCGCCCAGCCGCACGCCCAGCACAGGGCCGCCTCTCGCCCGTGTGCAGGATGAATTCGGCCCCGGACTGCCCTTACGA GCTCGAATTAACGAATACATTTAGCTTAGATATTGTTGTTCAAGGATTTGTGCTCAAAGAACCGACCGGTAGGAAATCATATGTGAAGGGGAAAACAATTAGGTGGAATGTGAACTCAGATAATTTCACAATGGATGTGCTCATAGATGGGTTAAGTTCCGAGTTGAGAGTTGGCAGGGATCAGAGTATCACCGTGTGGTATTTTAACATGATAATGGCTCAAGATGTTAAACTAACTCAGTCCGATGATTTTCATCTGATGTTTGATATGTATAGAGCAGAGAGGAGGCTTGCACTTGTTGTTGTTGTCGTTCACAACTCATGTTCTGAAACTTTAGACTCTATGCTTGACAATGATGATTATGTCCCTGAGGCAACAATTCCTGATAATGATGTTCTTCTGCTGGGTCTCCAAGGCTGTCCTCTAACTCCTAGTAAAAATGGAGCATCTTATTCAACCTCGCCACTAAAACAATCTGCTCAAGTGGTTCCATCTACCTCAACTATAGAAACTGATCCATTTGACATAGTTGAGGAGTATGTAGGAGTAGATGATGAGTACATGTATGATGTCCATGTGGATGTCTCAGCAACATGTGGAAAGTAG